Within bacterium, the genomic segment TTCTGTCATGGCAGATGTAAAAGTTGTAGCAGTTAATAAACGCGCAAGGCATGAGTATTATGTATTAGAGACTTTTGAGGCAGGGATTGCTCTTAATGGCAGTGAAGTAAAATCAATGCGTACGGGAGGCGTAAATATAAAGGAGGCGTTTGCAAAGATTGAAAATGCAGAGGTTTTAATACATGGTATGCATATAAACCCTTATGAGCAGGCCAGCAATTTTAATCATGATCCTCTTAGAATTCGCAAGCTTTTGCTTCATAGGCAGGAGATAAAACGCCTTATTGGACAGACTTCCCAGAAGGGACTTACTTTAGTGCCTCTGCAGATTTATTTTAAGAAAGGTAAGGCAAAGATAGAAATTGCTCTTGTAAAGGGCAAGAAGCTGTATGATAAACGCGATGCGATAAAGAAGAAGGTTATAAGCAGGGAAACAGAAAAAGCTGTTAGCTAAAATTTAAAAGTGCACAGTTTAAAGTTTAAAAGTGCACAATATTTAGGTCTTCATTTTTAGCTGTTTGAACACCAATAAGCCTATTGTCATACCAGCATCTGATTTCCCCTTTTAGATAACGTCCA encodes:
- the smpB gene encoding SsrA-binding protein SmpB, with protein sequence MADVKVVAVNKRARHEYYVLETFEAGIALNGSEVKSMRTGGVNIKEAFAKIENAEVLIHGMHINPYEQASNFNHDPLRIRKLLLHRQEIKRLIGQTSQKGLTLVPLQIYFKKGKAKIEIALVKGKKLYDKRDAIKKKVISRETEKAVS